DNA from Terriglobales bacterium:
CTTCTTCGCGACGGTTACCTGCCTGGGGCAGCCATCCGTACCCACAATCACGTGCAGACGAACCACACCCTTTATTCCACTGCCCTTCAGTGATTCAGGATAGGCAGCCGTGATCGGCGGCTTTGCATGCTTGTTAATTGAACAGTGCGTCGGCTCCGCGTCAGTCGAGGATACGGGCTTCTGAGCAAATACGGAGGTTGGAACACAAATCGTGACAGCGATCGCGAGAAAAAGACGACTGTTAATCGGCGGCATGCTGCCCGGAACAAACACCAAAACGAGAACTAAGAGCTAACCGCTAATGGCCAAGAGCTTGATTGGTGCCGAAGAAGGGACTCGAACTTGAGCCGTCTTGCGGGCGTGAGCGAAGCGCGAGCCCGCAGGCGAAATCCTGAGCGGAGCGAAGGACCTCTACCTCTGGCGAATATTGCAATCTGATGGTGCCGAAGAAGGGACTCGAACCCCCACGCCCTTGCGGGCACATGGACCTGAACCATGCGCGTCTGCCAATTCCGCCACTTCGGCACGGGAATAGGAGAGCAGGTTGACGACATTATTCTTACAGGCGCTGTGCGGGAGTGTCAAACCACCGGACAGCGAAAATTGCGCCCGCGCACAACGTTCGCGCCGTTTCGGGAGTCCAATCGATGGCCCTTTTCCCCGAGAAGGTGTCGGAGGATGTAAACTGCAGCGGCAGGAGAACCCGATGCCCCCCCAGCCCCAGATGGAACCCTCCCCCAAGATGTCCCCGGAAGTGAACAAGCAGTTGCGTTCCCTGGCCCACGACCTCAGCAATTCCATCGAGACCGTCATGCAGGCCACCTACCTGCTCTCCCAGAGCCGGCTCGACGAAGCCAGCAAGAAGTGGGCCGAGCTCATCGACACCGCCATCCGCGAGGCCGCCCGCATCAACCGCGAGATCCGCGAGATCCTCCGCGCCCAGTCCTGACCGCTTCATGAGAAAAACAACAGCGGAACCCTTCCGGGTCCCGCTGGTACTGGGGACTAGGTACTGGGTACTGCTAGGCCGCTTTCTCCCCCACCAGTTTGGCGTCCATGGTGATCTTTGCGTTCAGCACCCGCGACACCGGACAACCCTCTTTGGCGTTCTTAGCTGCCTGCTCGAACTTCGCCCGGTCACCGCCTGGGATGCGCGCGGTCACGTCCAGGTGCACGGCGGTGATGGTGAAGCCTGCCTCCAACTTCTCCATCGTGAGCGTGGCGGTGGTTTCGATCGCCTCCGGCGTCATACCCACATTCCCCAGCTGCGCCGACAGCGCCATCGAGAAGCATCCCGCGTGGGCAGCCGCGATCAGCTCTTCCGGATTGGTCCCGGCGCCGTTCTCGAACCGGGTGGCGAATGAGTATTGCGTCTCTTTCAGCACCCCGCTTGCGGTGGACACGGTGCCCTTGCCGTCCTTCAGGCCACCCTTCCACACCGCGCTTCC
Protein-coding regions in this window:
- a CDS encoding OsmC family protein, which codes for MQRKGSAVWKGGLKDGKGTVSTASGVLKETQYSFATRFENGAGTNPEELIAAAHAGCFSMALSAQLGNVGMTPEAIETTATLTMEKLEAGFTITAVHLDVTARIPGGDRAKFEQAAKNAKEGCPVSRVLNAKITMDAKLVGEKAA
- a CDS encoding energy transducer TonB; this translates as MPPINSRLFLAIAVTICVPTSVFAQKPVSSTDAEPTHCSINKHAKPPITAAYPESLKGSGIKGVVRLHVIVGTDGCPRQVTVAKKLHPQLDKLAKQAVETWKFEPAMKGGKPVTVLISLDVEFEEK